The proteins below are encoded in one region of Scyliorhinus torazame isolate Kashiwa2021f chromosome 8, sScyTor2.1, whole genome shotgun sequence:
- the LOC140428778 gene encoding cysteinyl leukotriene receptor 2-like, producing MNDGSSQNISCENITDFKTNIYVPTYIIVFIFGFIENILCLYVFLKLYKKKTAMSIVMVNLAISDLLFVCTLPWRVHYYWKRLWTLSDSFCEFLFYALYLNMYCSIYFLTLMSILRYFAIVHPIKCLKFRRVKYVQIICIAIWVFVAAAASPILRVGSKTNKTQCFQVNDETNISTMNLISLPVGFFLPFFISTVSYIFVVKTLLTSKAKHHKQISSRRKAVAMIIIVMTIFLTIFLPYHILRTVFITRTSQASCFVHKGAVVTQCAAAINSCLNPLLYYFAAENFREKLRNIVENAFRGCPTLMLET from the coding sequence ATGAATGACGGAAGCAGCCAGAATATTTCATGTGAGAACATTACTGACTTTAAAACTAACATCTATGTCCCAACCTATATCATTGTATTTATTTTTGGATTTATTGAAAACATATTATGTTTATATGTGTTCCTGAAGTTATACAAGAAGAAGACTGCAATGAGCATTGTCATGGTGAACCTTGCGATATCGGATCTGCTTTTTGTGTGCACATTGCCCTGGCGCGTGCATTATTATTGGAAACGTCTTTGGACTCTTTCAGATTCCTTTTGTGAATTCCTATTTTATGCCCTGTACCTCAACATGTACTGCAGCATCTACTTTCTGACTCTGATGAGCATATTGCGTTATTTCGCTATAGTGCATCCAATTAAATGTTTAAAGTTTAGAAGAGTCAAATATGTGCAAATCATATGCATCGCAATATGGGTATTTGTTGCAGCAGCGGCCAGTCCTATTCTGAGAGTTGGCAGCAAAACAAATAAGACACAATGCTTTCAAGTCAACGATGAAACAAATATATCAACCATGAATTTAATTTCACTGCCCGTGGGTTTCTTTCTTCCCTTCTTTATTAGCACTGTTTCTTACATATTTGTTGTTAAGACCTTGCTAACCTCAAAAGCAAAGCATCATAAACAGATAAGTTCTCGGCGAAAAGCTGTTGCCATGATTATTATTGTGATGACTATATTTCTAACCATTTTTTTGCCCTATCACATCCTAAGAACTGTCTTCATTACCAGAACATCCCAAGCCAGCTGTTTTGTTCATAAAGGCGCGGTGGTTACCCAGTGCGCAGCAGCAATCAATTCGTGTCTGAACCCCCTTTTGTATTACTTTGCAGCAGAGAACTTCAGGGAGAAGCTAAGAAACATTGTCGAGAACGCATTCAGAGGCTGTCCTACCCTGATGCTCGAAACTTGA